From the Hevea brasiliensis isolate MT/VB/25A 57/8 chromosome 15, ASM3005281v1, whole genome shotgun sequence genome, one window contains:
- the LOC110669388 gene encoding type I inositol polyphosphate 5-phosphatase 2 isoform X1, whose translation MKARRGKRSEAFWPSIVMKKWLNIKPKVYDFSEDEYTETESEDDACSLKDERVNACEDIAHRAQGNQSSFRNQISDAPSKAYSVRHRRGKSETLRVQYINTKEVRVTIGTWNVAGRLPYEDLEIDDWLCTEEPADMYIIGFQEVVPLNAGNVLGAESSRPIPKWESIIRRTLNKSLQPESKHKCYSAPPSPVLRTSSVADELADEVDALPLEMVNNEYAETAAACDFERHELSKVIDIGRSLHFKRIYGIDCDSRLDWPEYSLDVTPQVISSNSKLRRVWSSSARMGFSWAENPLMFSPQNFAVNGNGLRRSHHSSGNLCSMWVEQQERPEVPEVHEVLDSLSDASDKSSEEEDDIFSKVPGEKNNNGFIMDNGKPRPKYVRIVSKQMVGIYISVWVRKRLRRHINNLKVSPVGVGLMGYMGNKGSVSVSMTLFQSRLCFVCSHLTSGQKDGAEQRRNADVYEIIRRTQFSSVFDTNQPQNIPSHDQIFWFGDLNYRLNMSDTEIRKLVGLKQWDELINSDQLSKELRSGHVFDGWKEGVVNFPPTYKYEINSDRYVGENPKEGEKRRSPAWCDRILWLGKGIKQLSYKRAELSLSDHRPVSSMFLVEVEVLDHRKLQKALNVNSAAVHPVIFLVEDEV comes from the exons ATGAAGGCCAGAAGAGGAAAGCGTTCTGAG GCCTTTTGGCCTTCCATTGTTATGAAGAAATGGTTGAACATAAAGCCCAAGGTTTatgattttagtgaagatgagtATACTGAAACTGAGAGTGAAGATGATG CTTGCTCTCTTAAAGATGAAAGAGTTAATGCGTGCGAGGATATTGCTCATAGGGCACAAGGGAACCAATCTTCGTTCCGGAACCAAATTTCAG ATGCACCTTCAAAGGCCTACTCAGTGAGACACAGGCGAGGAAAATCTGAAACTCTGCGTGTTCAGTACATAAATACTAAGGAAGTGAG AGTGACAATAGGCACTTGGAATGTTGCTGGAAGACTTCCATATGAAGATCTTGAGATTGATGACTGGCTTTGTACAGAAGAACCAGCAGATATGTATATTATTGG TTTCCAAGAGGTTGTACCTCTGAATGCTGGAAACGTACTAGGAGCAGAAAGTAGCAGGCCAATTCCAAAATGGGAGTCAATCATTAGAAGAACTCTGAACAAATCTTTACAACCTGAAAGCAAACACAAATGTTACAGTGCCCCACCCTCTCCAGTACTGAGGACTTCCTCTGTTGCTGATGAACTTGCAGACGAGGTTGATGCTCTGCCATTGGAGATGGTGAATAATGAATATGCAGAAACTGCTGCTGCTTGTGACTTTGAAAGGCATGAGTTGAGTAaagtaattgacattggaagaaGTTTACATTTCAAGAGAATATATGGAATTGACTGTGACAGTAGATTAGACTGGCCTGAATATTCATTAGATGTAACCCCACAAGTTATCTCTTCCAATTCCAAGCTGCGGAGAGTATGGAGCAGTTCTGCAAGGATGGGCTTTAGTTGGGCAGAGAATCCTTTAATGTTTAGTCCTCAAAATTTTGCAGTAAATGGCAATGGACTGAGAAGATCTCACCATAGTTCTGGGAACTTATGCTCAATGTGGGTAGAACAGCAAGAGAGGCCTGAAGTTCCCGAAGTTCATGAAGTTCTTGATTCTCTCTCTGATGCATCTGATAAGTCATCTGAAGAGGAAGATGACATTTTCTCGAAAGTACCAGGGGAAAAAAATAACAACGGATTTATCATGGATAATGGGAAGCCACGTCCCAAGTATGTACGCATTGTTAGCAAGCAAATGGTTGGGATATATATATCAGTTTGGGTGCGAAAGAGGTTGCGGAGACACATAAACAATTTGAAGGTCTCTCCTGTTGGAGTTGGTCTTATGGGTTACATGGGAAACAAG GGATCTGTTTCTGTTAGCATGACTCTTTTCCAGTCAAGACTCTGCTTCGTTTGTTCTCATCTGACCTCAGGTCAGAAAGATGGGGCTGAACAAAGGCGTAATGCTGATGTCTATGAAATTATACGACGCACTCAATTCTCATCTGTCTTTGACACGAATCAACCGCAGAATATCCCATCTCATGA TCAGATATTCTGGTTTGGGGATTTGAATTATCGTCTCAATATGTCAGACACAGAGATAAGGAAACTTGTTGGTCTGAAGCAATGGGATGAACTTATCAACAGTGATCAG CTAAGCAAAGAACTCCGCAGTGGGCATGTATTTGATGGATGGAAAGAGGGAGTGGTAAACTTTCCTCCCACTTACAAATATGAGATAAACTCTGACAGATATGTTGGAGAGAACCCAAAAGAAGGGGAGAAGAGAAGATCTCCAGCATG GTGTGATAGAATACTTTGGCTAGGAAAAGGTATAAAACAACTTTCTTACAAGAGGGCAGAATTAAGCCTCTCAGATCATCGACCAGTCAGTTCAATGTTTTTGGTTGAGGTTGAAGTTCTAGATCATCGAAAGCTTCAAAAGGCACTCAATGTCAACAGTGCAGCAGTACATCCTGTGATTTTCCTAGTTGAAGATGAGGTTTAA
- the LOC110669388 gene encoding type I inositol polyphosphate 5-phosphatase 2 isoform X2, with translation MKARRGKRSEAFWPSIVMKKWLNIKPKVYDFSEDEYTETESEDDACSLKDERVNACEDIAHRAQGNQSSFRNQISDAPSKAYSVRHRRGKSETLRVQYINTKEVRVTIGTWNVAGRLPYEDLEIDDWLCTEEPADMYIIGFQEVVPLNAGNVLGAESSRPIPKWESIIRRTLNKSLQPESKHKCYSAPPSPVLRTSSVADELADEVDALPLEMVNNEYAETAAACDFERHELSKVIDIGRSLHFKRIYGIDCDSRLDWPEYSLDVTPQVISSNSKLRRVWSSSARMGFSWAENPLMFSPQNFAVNGNGLRRSHHSSGNLCSMWVEQQERPEVPEVHEVLDSLSDASDKSSEEEDDIFSKVPGEKNNNGFIMDNGKPRPKYVRIVSKQMVGIYISVWVRKRLRRHINNLKVSPVGVGLMGYMGNKGSVSVSMTLFQSRLCFVCSHLTSGQKDGAEQRRNADVYEIIRRTQFSSVFDTNQPQNIPSHDQIFWFGDLNYRLNMSDTEIRKLVGLKQWDELINSDQV, from the exons ATGAAGGCCAGAAGAGGAAAGCGTTCTGAG GCCTTTTGGCCTTCCATTGTTATGAAGAAATGGTTGAACATAAAGCCCAAGGTTTatgattttagtgaagatgagtATACTGAAACTGAGAGTGAAGATGATG CTTGCTCTCTTAAAGATGAAAGAGTTAATGCGTGCGAGGATATTGCTCATAGGGCACAAGGGAACCAATCTTCGTTCCGGAACCAAATTTCAG ATGCACCTTCAAAGGCCTACTCAGTGAGACACAGGCGAGGAAAATCTGAAACTCTGCGTGTTCAGTACATAAATACTAAGGAAGTGAG AGTGACAATAGGCACTTGGAATGTTGCTGGAAGACTTCCATATGAAGATCTTGAGATTGATGACTGGCTTTGTACAGAAGAACCAGCAGATATGTATATTATTGG TTTCCAAGAGGTTGTACCTCTGAATGCTGGAAACGTACTAGGAGCAGAAAGTAGCAGGCCAATTCCAAAATGGGAGTCAATCATTAGAAGAACTCTGAACAAATCTTTACAACCTGAAAGCAAACACAAATGTTACAGTGCCCCACCCTCTCCAGTACTGAGGACTTCCTCTGTTGCTGATGAACTTGCAGACGAGGTTGATGCTCTGCCATTGGAGATGGTGAATAATGAATATGCAGAAACTGCTGCTGCTTGTGACTTTGAAAGGCATGAGTTGAGTAaagtaattgacattggaagaaGTTTACATTTCAAGAGAATATATGGAATTGACTGTGACAGTAGATTAGACTGGCCTGAATATTCATTAGATGTAACCCCACAAGTTATCTCTTCCAATTCCAAGCTGCGGAGAGTATGGAGCAGTTCTGCAAGGATGGGCTTTAGTTGGGCAGAGAATCCTTTAATGTTTAGTCCTCAAAATTTTGCAGTAAATGGCAATGGACTGAGAAGATCTCACCATAGTTCTGGGAACTTATGCTCAATGTGGGTAGAACAGCAAGAGAGGCCTGAAGTTCCCGAAGTTCATGAAGTTCTTGATTCTCTCTCTGATGCATCTGATAAGTCATCTGAAGAGGAAGATGACATTTTCTCGAAAGTACCAGGGGAAAAAAATAACAACGGATTTATCATGGATAATGGGAAGCCACGTCCCAAGTATGTACGCATTGTTAGCAAGCAAATGGTTGGGATATATATATCAGTTTGGGTGCGAAAGAGGTTGCGGAGACACATAAACAATTTGAAGGTCTCTCCTGTTGGAGTTGGTCTTATGGGTTACATGGGAAACAAG GGATCTGTTTCTGTTAGCATGACTCTTTTCCAGTCAAGACTCTGCTTCGTTTGTTCTCATCTGACCTCAGGTCAGAAAGATGGGGCTGAACAAAGGCGTAATGCTGATGTCTATGAAATTATACGACGCACTCAATTCTCATCTGTCTTTGACACGAATCAACCGCAGAATATCCCATCTCATGA TCAGATATTCTGGTTTGGGGATTTGAATTATCGTCTCAATATGTCAGACACAGAGATAAGGAAACTTGTTGGTCTGAAGCAATGGGATGAACTTATCAACAGTGATCAG GTGTGA